A genomic stretch from Acidobacteriota bacterium includes:
- a CDS encoding sigma 54-interacting transcriptional regulator gives MKKPRQPPSPEEAPRIIAGRYEILGRLGAGAAAQVYRVRDTVGGGTLALKLLAGSDGRESPALIRAFHHEFQLLTRLRHPHLVQVHDFGVQQPGGEGVAVPWFTMDLVPGHPVDEVLGASPDWACLARVADAVLDALGSLHAQGLVHRDVTPANILVGPEMERDPPPVWLMDLGLAESAASVDAGRIRGTLATVAPETLRGGAVDGRADLYSLGCVLFRLATGEDPFSGNTPFEILRAHLSTRPTPPRHLNPEVPASLEALILELLAKQPEQRPSTADEVRRRLAGLSGRHPQRLPPLAEPLTPALAGREREIELFRTALEDLSRERGAVLLVESEPGMGRSRLLEEFRLLARLSGRPALLIRGAEAPRRPFGLADTMLAHLASGGGGQADTLQARDLDSRAERFSRHLVGRESVLLIDDLHAADAASVTLVEDLARRIPRAGLPCLMVATVAGDGLPLKDVLLEQGLARLLRLRPLDEAATGRLGATMLGESLLPEPWQRALHRASGGVPAAAVDMVTALVRSGKAGPGAPLPEAVPAELAEGRLVSPRSTQRLDAQWEQWPAGSRAVLAALALAEGESLDFDELEAIEPHSATHPDDIDLLVREGLVRRVRRAEGRLGLALAVPALAEAIVARLPAGALESLHLRRAECLAGQEGRQLQQARHLLAAGQTERGARLLVEAAAAALDAGTPRQALGLCDRALAVLGEVEDASLLQRLRRIRASALAALGHPEDAAAEYGRALAIVGAETAELSRTLRAAGTFHGETGKIDTALDQLEQALALSDELGDTAGGAGVLLEMGRLLAAMGRLADAAERLETGLRQARRAGQAHLVAALLLARGDLALREGQLERAQECYREAEQESLGTGSTAGRHAARRGRVLAMEASGRLGDALEALDDLLADARRTGHQGREAEAQALTGRLLGRLGRRSEAVGRLSQAATLYRRLGRSAPAAEVLAEQAERLGELGRLRVALTRAGEARALAQEARSEPAANAAAFALGTLHAFLGDVEAVHEALSRLGRAEAPLFRARRSLLLGRAHLAAGQPDRARELLQECSFLARRVRLSELEVQGLVGLAESYLALRDEERAGLALKKIRAEAEKGGQEEMVACARLLAAELELAQPGGEMSLARDEALAAAEVLARRERSDLAWRAWAAAATACRRLGEVDGAARCERDAIAGLDALLEGLPGPQRTRWRAQPRVRSLLAAAGAENAGYRAAPESQAAPETTRQVQALERLLEINRALNSTLELERLLEILVDTAIELTGAERGFVLLEEGGDTAAELARREGGVDLAGEEREFSRSVARQVIRDDKPLASHDAQTDERLSDSRSIHALQIHSILAHPLRVRGKVVGAIVTDSRKPMALFDQSSQTWLSRLADQAGIALANARLVTQLRTQAEEIRRLNEQLAEQVEEQRVEILEKQSNLEVRYRYDCMIGASNPMQKVYRAIDKILPTEIPVLVTGESGTGKDLVARVLHYNGPRSEQRFVTVNCAALTDTLLESELFGHRRGSFTGADRDRKGLFEQAHQGTLFLDEIGEMPLHLQPKLLRAIQFGEIRRVGEDTDRRVDVRIVAATNRDLSEMVAAGKFREDLFYRLDVAQVHMAPLRERLEDLGLLVGHFLEHAAKKTGQAPKSIEPPALRLFLRYDWPGNVRELENEVTKLAAFTRGEVITELDVLENAAFLERARARQAGRPRDESISTLEATELEQIRQALATAGGNRTRAAEMLGIDRSTLYRKLKRYADRLDP, from the coding sequence TGGGAGCCGGCGCAGCCGCGCAGGTCTATCGGGTCCGCGACACCGTCGGCGGCGGGACGCTGGCTCTCAAGCTGTTGGCCGGCAGCGATGGCCGCGAGTCCCCGGCCCTGATCCGGGCCTTCCACCACGAGTTTCAGCTCCTGACCCGCCTGCGTCACCCTCACTTGGTGCAGGTCCACGACTTCGGCGTGCAGCAGCCCGGAGGCGAGGGTGTGGCGGTGCCCTGGTTCACCATGGACCTGGTTCCCGGTCATCCCGTGGACGAAGTGCTCGGAGCCTCCCCCGACTGGGCCTGCCTGGCCCGGGTCGCCGACGCGGTGCTCGATGCCCTCGGCTCCCTCCACGCCCAGGGGCTGGTCCACCGCGACGTGACACCCGCCAACATCCTCGTCGGCCCGGAGATGGAGCGGGATCCGCCGCCGGTGTGGCTGATGGACCTGGGGCTGGCCGAAAGCGCGGCCAGCGTCGATGCGGGCCGGATCCGCGGCACCCTGGCCACTGTCGCCCCGGAAACCCTGCGGGGCGGAGCGGTCGATGGCCGGGCGGACCTCTACTCCCTGGGCTGTGTTCTCTTCCGCCTGGCCACCGGCGAGGACCCGTTCAGCGGCAACACACCCTTCGAGATCCTGCGGGCGCACCTGTCCACCCGCCCCACCCCACCGCGGCACCTCAACCCGGAGGTGCCTGCCAGCCTGGAGGCCCTGATCCTCGAACTGCTGGCCAAGCAACCGGAGCAACGCCCGTCCACCGCCGACGAGGTGCGCCGCCGCCTGGCCGGCCTGTCCGGACGCCACCCCCAGCGCCTGCCTCCCCTGGCGGAACCCTTGACGCCGGCCCTCGCCGGTCGAGAGCGGGAGATCGAACTGTTCCGCACGGCTCTCGAAGACCTCTCCCGGGAGCGGGGCGCCGTGCTCCTGGTGGAAAGCGAGCCGGGCATGGGCCGCTCCCGACTGCTCGAGGAGTTCCGGCTGCTGGCCCGTCTTTCCGGACGGCCGGCGCTGCTGATCCGCGGAGCCGAGGCGCCCCGCCGGCCCTTCGGCCTCGCCGACACCATGCTCGCGCACCTGGCCAGCGGCGGGGGGGGGCAGGCCGACACCCTCCAGGCCCGGGACCTGGACTCCCGGGCCGAACGGTTCAGCCGCCACCTCGTGGGACGGGAGAGCGTCCTGCTGATCGACGATCTCCATGCCGCCGACGCCGCCTCGGTAACCCTGGTCGAAGACCTCGCGCGGCGCATCCCCCGGGCGGGACTCCCCTGCCTGATGGTAGCCACCGTGGCGGGCGACGGACTGCCGCTGAAAGACGTGTTGCTCGAACAGGGTCTGGCCCGGCTGCTGCGACTGCGCCCCCTGGACGAGGCGGCCACCGGCCGACTGGGCGCCACGATGCTGGGGGAGAGCCTGCTGCCCGAACCCTGGCAGCGAGCCCTCCACCGGGCCAGCGGTGGCGTGCCCGCCGCAGCAGTGGACATGGTCACGGCCCTGGTGCGCTCGGGCAAGGCCGGGCCGGGTGCGCCCCTGCCCGAAGCCGTACCGGCAGAACTGGCCGAGGGCCGCCTGGTCTCGCCCCGTTCCACCCAGCGCCTCGATGCCCAGTGGGAGCAGTGGCCGGCCGGTAGTCGGGCCGTGCTCGCGGCCCTGGCCCTGGCCGAAGGGGAGAGCCTGGACTTCGACGAACTGGAAGCCATCGAGCCCCACTCGGCCACCCACCCCGACGATATCGACCTGCTGGTCCGGGAGGGCCTGGTGCGCCGGGTCCGGCGAGCGGAAGGCCGGCTGGGACTCGCCCTGGCCGTCCCCGCCCTGGCCGAAGCCATCGTCGCCCGCCTGCCGGCCGGGGCGCTCGAGTCGCTCCACCTGCGCCGGGCCGAGTGCCTGGCCGGACAAGAGGGCCGCCAGCTCCAGCAGGCCAGACACCTTCTCGCCGCCGGGCAGACCGAGAGGGGAGCCCGCCTGCTGGTGGAAGCGGCCGCCGCGGCCCTGGACGCCGGCACACCCCGGCAGGCCCTCGGCCTCTGCGACCGGGCGCTGGCCGTCCTGGGGGAGGTGGAAGACGCCTCCCTGCTCCAGCGCCTGCGGCGTATCCGGGCCTCCGCCCTGGCCGCCCTCGGTCATCCCGAGGACGCCGCCGCCGAGTACGGCCGGGCCCTCGCCATCGTCGGGGCCGAGACTGCGGAACTCTCCCGCACCCTGCGGGCGGCCGGCACCTTCCACGGAGAAACCGGAAAAATCGACACGGCCCTCGACCAGCTCGAACAGGCCCTGGCCCTCAGTGACGAGTTGGGGGACACGGCGGGGGGCGCGGGGGTCCTGCTGGAGATGGGACGCCTGCTGGCCGCCATGGGCCGCCTGGCGGACGCGGCCGAGCGTCTCGAGACCGGGCTGCGCCAGGCACGACGCGCGGGGCAGGCCCACCTCGTCGCCGCCCTGCTGCTGGCCCGCGGAGACCTGGCTCTCCGCGAGGGCCAGCTCGAGCGGGCCCAGGAGTGCTACCGGGAAGCCGAACAGGAATCCCTCGGCACCGGCTCCACGGCCGGCCGCCACGCCGCCCGGCGCGGTCGCGTGCTGGCCATGGAGGCCTCGGGCCGACTGGGAGACGCCCTCGAAGCCCTCGACGACCTGCTGGCCGACGCCCGGCGCACCGGCCACCAGGGACGAGAGGCCGAGGCCCAGGCCCTGACCGGAAGGCTGCTCGGCCGCCTCGGACGCCGTTCGGAGGCGGTCGGCCGCCTTTCCCAGGCCGCCACCCTCTATCGCAGGCTGGGACGCAGCGCCCCCGCCGCCGAGGTGCTCGCCGAGCAGGCCGAACGCCTCGGTGAACTCGGGCGCCTGCGCGTCGCCCTGACCCGGGCCGGGGAGGCCCGGGCTCTGGCCCAGGAGGCCCGTTCGGAACCCGCCGCCAACGCCGCGGCCTTCGCGCTGGGCACGTTGCACGCCTTCCTCGGTGACGTGGAGGCGGTGCACGAGGCCCTCTCACGCCTGGGCCGGGCCGAAGCCCCCCTTTTCCGGGCCCGGCGCTCGCTGCTGCTGGGCCGGGCGCACCTGGCGGCGGGCCAGCCCGACCGGGCCCGGGAACTGCTGCAGGAGTGCTCCTTCCTGGCTCGCCGCGTTCGCCTGTCGGAACTGGAAGTCCAGGGGCTGGTCGGGCTGGCGGAAAGTTACCTCGCCCTGCGCGACGAAGAGCGCGCCGGGCTGGCCCTGAAGAAGATTCGCGCCGAGGCGGAAAAGGGAGGCCAGGAAGAGATGGTGGCCTGCGCCCGCTTGCTGGCGGCCGAATTGGAACTGGCCCAGCCGGGAGGCGAGATGAGCCTGGCCCGGGACGAGGCGCTCGCCGCCGCCGAGGTGCTCGCGCGCCGGGAGCGCTCCGACCTGGCCTGGCGGGCCTGGGCCGCCGCCGCCACCGCCTGCCGGCGCCTGGGGGAGGTCGACGGCGCCGCCCGCTGCGAGCGGGACGCCATCGCCGGCCTCGACGCCCTGCTCGAGGGCCTCCCCGGCCCCCAACGTACCCGCTGGAGGGCGCAGCCGCGGGTGCGCTCCCTGCTGGCCGCCGCCGGTGCGGAAAACGCTGGATACCGGGCGGCCCCCGAAAGCCAGGCAGCCCCCGAGACCACCCGGCAGGTCCAGGCCCTCGAACGCCTGCTCGAGATCAACCGGGCCCTCAACTCCACTCTCGAACTCGAACGCCTGCTCGAGATCCTGGTCGATACCGCCATCGAGCTGACCGGGGCGGAGCGGGGCTTCGTCCTTCTCGAGGAAGGCGGCGACACCGCCGCGGAACTGGCCCGCCGGGAGGGGGGCGTGGACCTGGCCGGCGAGGAACGCGAGTTCAGCCGCTCGGTGGCGCGGCAGGTGATCCGCGACGACAAGCCCCTGGCCTCCCACGACGCCCAGACCGACGAACGGCTGAGCGACTCCCGCTCGATTCACGCCCTGCAGATCCACTCGATCCTGGCCCACCCCCTGCGGGTGCGCGGCAAGGTCGTCGGCGCCATCGTCACCGACTCCCGCAAGCCCATGGCCCTCTTCGACCAGTCGAGCCAGACCTGGCTTTCCCGCCTGGCGGACCAGGCGGGCATCGCCCTGGCCAACGCCCGCCTGGTCACCCAGCTCCGCACCCAGGCCGAGGAGATCCGCCGCCTGAACGAGCAGCTCGCCGAACAGGTGGAAGAGCAGCGCGTGGAGATCCTCGAAAAGCAGTCCAACCTGGAAGTGCGGTATCGCTACGACTGCATGATCGGCGCGTCGAACCCGATGCAGAAGGTCTACCGGGCCATCGACAAGATCCTGCCCACCGAGATCCCGGTGCTGGTCACCGGTGAATCCGGTACCGGCAAGGACCTGGTGGCCCGGGTGCTGCATTACAACGGCCCGCGCAGCGAGCAGCGCTTCGTGACCGTCAACTGCGCGGCCCTGACCGACACCCTGCTCGAGTCGGAACTCTTCGGCCACCGCAGGGGCTCGTTCACGGGGGCCGACCGGGATCGCAAGGGCCTGTTCGAGCAGGCCCACCAGGGCACCCTCTTCCTCGACGAGATCGGTGAGATGCCCCTGCACCTGCAGCCCAAACTGCTGCGGGCGATCCAGTTCGGCGAGATCCGCCGGGTGGGGGAAGACACCGACCGCCGGGTGGACGTGCGTATCGTGGCGGCGACCAACCGGGACCTGTCGGAGATGGTCGCCGCGGGCAAGTTCCGCGAAGACCTCTTCTACCGCCTGGACGTGGCCCAGGTTCACATGGCTCCCCTGCGCGAGCGCCTCGAGGACCTGGGCCTGCTGGTGGGCCACTTCCTCGAGCACGCAGCGAAGAAGACGGGGCAGGCGCCGAAGTCCATCGAACCCCCCGCTCTGCGTCTTTTCCTGCGCTACGACTGGCCGGGTAACGTCCGGGAACTGGAGAACGAAGTCACCAAGCTCGCCGCCTTCACCCGGGGCGAAGTGATCACCGAGCTGGACGTGCTGGAAAACGCTGCTTTCCTCGAGCGCGCGCGGGCCCGCCAGGCCGGCCGCCCCCGGGACGAGAGCATCAGCACTCTCGAAGCCACCGAACTCGAGCAGATCCGCCAGGCCCTGGCCACCGCCGGAGGTAACCGGACTCGCGCCGCGGAGATGCTCGGCATCGACCGCTCCACCCTCTACCGCAAGCTCAAGCGCTACGCCGATCGCCTCGACCCCTAG
- a CDS encoding ABC transporter substrate-binding protein, with translation MSRNWIWNATFPLMLICGIAAPGCGGPGAEEPGGPVRLVVGLGAEPDSFNIYLARSAASLLVADLVLPRLAREELPFEGHPGGLVPDLAASWEIDDQGRRVTFHLEDGHGWDDGRPVTCEDLQFTLAAQTSEAVAWRGASIKRHIQRLVCPDPLTAVYHFDRGYPGQVMDINDLHVLSSSLESIPFDQWRKTDWAQALVAGGPFRIERVSAGQEIVLTRRTPAAAGAIEEIILRVVPDASSRTTQLLAGDLDLIEAVAPDQLPRLERDPDVRIVRRPGHRYTYLGWNVLDPQAYATWRRSKEDGCRRKGDDACLDSAEEMARLARLHPHPLFGDPRVRRALTLAIDRRTLIDTLLDGEGSIPPSPMPPPLEEHDPAIEPWPFDPAEARRLLAAAGFADTDGDGVVEREGRPLAFRLTVQAGRAGRRRAAEMVARQLATVGARVELDPVENAAFYPALGAHRIDAWIGGWRTSLRVDMSEMLHASACASGGANFGCWSHPEADALAERARDEIDDGKRVALWRRWESLFHRELPYTLLYAPVEATAVRSLWQGPEQSILPGAPLAGVERWRREP, from the coding sequence TTGAGCCGAAACTGGATCTGGAATGCGACCTTCCCGTTGATGCTGATCTGCGGCATCGCCGCCCCGGGCTGCGGGGGCCCCGGCGCCGAAGAGCCCGGGGGGCCGGTGCGGCTGGTGGTCGGCCTGGGCGCCGAGCCGGACTCCTTCAACATCTACCTCGCGCGCTCGGCAGCCTCGCTGCTGGTGGCCGACCTGGTGCTGCCCCGCCTGGCCCGGGAGGAACTGCCCTTCGAGGGACATCCCGGCGGCCTCGTTCCGGACCTCGCCGCGAGCTGGGAGATCGACGACCAGGGCCGGCGGGTGACGTTCCACCTGGAGGATGGACACGGCTGGGATGACGGCCGGCCCGTGACCTGCGAAGACCTTCAGTTCACCCTCGCCGCTCAGACCAGCGAGGCCGTCGCCTGGCGCGGCGCATCGATCAAGCGCCACATCCAGCGGCTCGTATGTCCCGACCCCCTGACGGCGGTCTACCACTTCGACCGGGGCTACCCGGGACAGGTCATGGACATCAACGACCTGCACGTGCTCTCCAGCAGCCTCGAGTCGATCCCTTTCGACCAGTGGCGCAAGACCGACTGGGCCCAGGCCCTGGTGGCCGGCGGCCCCTTCCGTATCGAGAGAGTGTCCGCGGGCCAGGAGATCGTCCTCACCCGCCGCACTCCCGCTGCGGCGGGAGCGATCGAGGAGATCATCCTGCGCGTCGTGCCCGACGCATCCTCCCGCACGACCCAGTTGCTCGCCGGCGACCTGGACCTGATCGAAGCCGTGGCCCCCGACCAGTTGCCGCGCCTCGAGCGCGACCCCGACGTGCGCATCGTTCGTCGCCCGGGGCACCGCTACACCTACCTGGGCTGGAACGTGCTCGACCCCCAGGCCTACGCGACCTGGCGCCGGAGCAAGGAGGACGGCTGCCGCCGGAAAGGAGACGACGCCTGCCTGGACAGCGCCGAAGAAATGGCCCGGCTCGCACGCCTGCATCCCCACCCCCTGTTCGGCGACCCCCGGGTGCGACGGGCTCTGACCCTCGCCATCGATCGCCGGACCCTGATCGACACCCTCCTCGACGGGGAAGGCTCGATCCCACCCAGCCCCATGCCTCCACCCCTCGAGGAGCACGATCCGGCCATCGAACCCTGGCCCTTCGACCCCGCCGAGGCTCGACGGCTGCTCGCGGCCGCGGGTTTCGCCGACACCGACGGCGACGGTGTGGTGGAGCGTGAAGGCCGGCCCCTGGCCTTCCGCCTGACCGTGCAGGCGGGCCGCGCCGGACGGCGCCGGGCGGCGGAGATGGTCGCCCGGCAGCTCGCTACGGTGGGGGCCCGCGTGGAACTCGACCCGGTCGAGAACGCCGCCTTCTACCCGGCCCTCGGCGCCCACCGCATCGACGCCTGGATCGGCGGCTGGCGCACTTCGCTGCGGGTGGACATGAGCGAGATGCTCCACGCCTCGGCCTGCGCCAGCGGCGGGGCCAACTTCGGCTGCTGGAGCCACCCGGAGGCCGACGCCCTGGCGGAGCGGGCGCGGGATGAAATCGACGACGGGAAGCGGGTCGCCCTCTGGCGCCGGTGGGAAAGCCTCTTCCACCGGGAGCTGCCCTACACGCTGCTCTATGCCCCCGTCGAAGCGACCGCGGTCCGCTCCCTGTGGCAGGGCCCCGAACAGAGCATCCTCCCCGGCGCGCCCCTGGCCGGCGTGGAGCGGTGGCGGCGGGAGCCCTGA
- a CDS encoding ATP-binding protein, producing MMNQRPGTRPSPRSAVLLPAALALACGLLPYRRAAWAAAALVLWALVFLLATWSRQPRSRLLPAVLLVLGGLATTPEWRPVPGPDHFLAPAAEQVQQRWREQVEILDAAVAPPPPAGGDYAWLDQRRQSLGERGGLTVLPEGGGPPLGWSGWTTPLAAGERARLAASLAPGPALMVLRRGLSLRLVCARRYTDPARWLVAEIALPPEPAPGPLGGGLGPHVQARLRWEAVGEGIQAEIGGTDEGTAPAFWSMIPLQAPDGSLMARATLTQSPPEVIARDHARRRQGLFGLLGTLWLIATAMAGGRGGALRLAVARGVWLVAQPAPLLGLGSAATAPWLPETLLPTHPWARWLAEGLVGRPLDAALTGLALAGVSALVGLPLSPRRRRGIGIGGLALAGTGLGLVHRLTLATELSPGAVVLPEGGGVVAALLMVALAALPWAGFQLALRCLGSAVGGRTWLAAALLAGLTAGSVHALTLPAAGRQRAVRELAPELLQRGWTWENALLETLALAVPPDRRPVLARERDAIDLWWNSPLGRMGLASGVWKYDARGRVVDRFITGVPPVDPEPRLVAADLEDGPTGPFPRRFDAPEVETQRFVEGQFRLVRAEVLRPDGGSWVAAILAEPGNIPSRRADDPLGAAIRAETDKPILPRRGALEPRLAWFDPAGHLLHSELEAGPPAPLAPPTAPRWRRIHEPGSRGYDVYEVADATGTLCLAVVPPGLLEMAAIPVGWAVSLLAGALLTLALHRIEQDPRGAVLGVFPRLRAAAGRFGVQVGLVLVVAGLAPLLALAGAGRAAASAQAHQRLTSDGRRTAHFARRLVEDYLALGEGEPLAATDAEPIAAWLARTLGENLFLWRDGALAAGSRSDLVRAGLWPERLPGRTWRELTLGRRPLLIRREGLLSAAASGAAVVYSPYRGPDGNPGVLTIPLARAGRRYAESLADMDRALLVSTALLLALSFALLRPATRRLVRPLSQLEQATGRLAAGHFDSPIPVAGCEETRSLGRAFRLMARSLARQQRGLERRRAAIETIIASIPLAVMAVTRDRRVWAANPRAGQLLGVTPAEALRLGNDPLARTVERLVGQGGERRESLEIDEGDRHRHLRVSALDLPGLEEGRGLRLIVIEDLTDAVQSERLAAWAEMARRIAHEIKNPLTPISLMVSHVQRLLERRDPGLEQSLTRALATIDEQVQVLRETAREFADYSHLLHASLEPVDLAPEVRTWLAAYAMAEDDATPLEMDGPANLPPLPADTRLLRRAVVNLVDNARAAAAETGGRVRVRWGVRDQPAPAIWIRVEDDGPGIEPGTLGRLFEPDVTTRETGSGLGLPIARQAVEAHGGTIEVDSSPGRGSRFTVVLPRPAGCEEES from the coding sequence ATGATGAACCAGCGCCCCGGCACGCGGCCTTCACCGCGCTCGGCCGTTCTCCTGCCGGCGGCCCTGGCGCTGGCCTGCGGCCTGTTGCCCTACCGCCGGGCGGCCTGGGCGGCCGCCGCGCTGGTCCTGTGGGCGCTGGTGTTCCTGCTGGCGACCTGGAGCCGCCAGCCGCGGTCGCGCCTGCTGCCGGCGGTGCTCCTGGTGCTCGGCGGCCTGGCCACCACCCCCGAATGGCGCCCGGTTCCCGGGCCCGACCATTTCCTCGCCCCGGCCGCCGAGCAGGTGCAGCAGCGATGGCGGGAGCAGGTCGAAATCCTCGACGCGGCGGTGGCGCCGCCCCCCCCGGCCGGTGGCGACTACGCCTGGCTCGACCAGCGCCGGCAGAGCCTCGGAGAGCGTGGCGGCCTGACGGTGCTGCCCGAGGGGGGAGGCCCGCCGCTGGGCTGGTCCGGCTGGACCACGCCCCTCGCCGCCGGGGAACGAGCACGGCTCGCGGCGAGCCTCGCCCCCGGCCCGGCCCTGATGGTCCTGCGCCGCGGCCTGAGCCTGCGCCTGGTCTGCGCCCGGCGCTACACCGACCCCGCCCGCTGGCTGGTGGCCGAGATCGCACTTCCCCCGGAGCCCGCCCCGGGCCCCCTGGGCGGAGGGCTCGGGCCCCACGTGCAGGCGCGGCTGCGCTGGGAAGCCGTGGGCGAAGGCATCCAGGCCGAGATCGGCGGTACCGACGAGGGGACCGCCCCCGCCTTCTGGTCCATGATCCCCCTCCAGGCTCCCGACGGCAGCCTGATGGCCCGGGCGACCCTGACCCAGTCCCCCCCCGAGGTGATCGCCCGGGACCACGCCCGCAGGCGCCAAGGCCTCTTCGGCCTGCTCGGCACCCTGTGGCTGATCGCCACCGCCATGGCCGGCGGGCGCGGCGGCGCCCTGCGCCTGGCGGTGGCGCGAGGGGTCTGGCTGGTGGCCCAGCCGGCGCCGCTGCTGGGTCTCGGCAGCGCCGCCACGGCGCCCTGGCTCCCGGAGACGCTGCTCCCAACCCACCCATGGGCCCGCTGGCTGGCCGAAGGGCTGGTCGGCCGGCCCCTGGACGCGGCCCTGACGGGCCTGGCCCTCGCCGGCGTATCCGCCCTGGTGGGCCTGCCTCTCTCGCCCCGACGGCGCCGCGGGATCGGCATCGGCGGACTGGCCCTGGCGGGGACCGGCCTGGGCCTGGTCCATCGCCTGACCCTCGCCACGGAACTCTCCCCGGGTGCGGTGGTGCTCCCCGAAGGAGGCGGCGTGGTGGCAGCGCTGCTGATGGTCGCCCTGGCCGCACTCCCCTGGGCGGGTTTTCAGCTCGCCCTGCGCTGCCTCGGCAGCGCCGTGGGAGGTCGCACATGGCTGGCCGCGGCCCTGCTGGCGGGGCTGACGGCAGGCTCCGTCCACGCCCTGACCCTGCCCGCGGCCGGGCGCCAGAGGGCCGTGCGCGAGTTGGCACCGGAGCTGCTGCAGCGGGGATGGACCTGGGAGAACGCCCTGCTCGAAACCCTGGCCCTGGCCGTTCCTCCCGACCGCCGGCCGGTGCTGGCCCGGGAGCGGGATGCCATCGACCTGTGGTGGAACTCGCCCCTCGGCCGGATGGGCCTGGCGTCGGGGGTCTGGAAATACGACGCCCGGGGGCGCGTGGTGGACCGCTTCATCACCGGCGTTCCCCCGGTGGACCCCGAACCGCGCCTGGTGGCCGCCGACCTCGAAGACGGCCCGACCGGCCCCTTTCCCCGGCGCTTCGATGCCCCCGAAGTGGAGACCCAGCGCTTCGTCGAGGGCCAGTTCCGGCTGGTGCGGGCGGAGGTCCTGCGTCCCGACGGTGGAAGCTGGGTCGCGGCCATCCTGGCCGAGCCCGGAAACATCCCCTCCCGCCGAGCCGACGACCCTCTCGGCGCGGCGATCCGGGCCGAGACCGACAAGCCGATCCTTCCCCGCCGGGGGGCCCTCGAGCCCCGGCTCGCCTGGTTCGACCCGGCGGGACATCTTCTCCACTCGGAGTTGGAGGCCGGCCCTCCCGCGCCCCTCGCCCCCCCCACCGCTCCCCGCTGGCGCCGGATCCACGAGCCGGGCTCCCGCGGCTACGACGTCTACGAGGTGGCGGACGCCACGGGGACCCTCTGCCTGGCAGTCGTGCCGCCGGGGCTGCTGGAGATGGCGGCGATTCCCGTGGGCTGGGCGGTGAGCCTGCTGGCCGGTGCCCTGCTGACCCTCGCCCTGCACCGTATCGAGCAGGATCCCCGTGGCGCGGTGCTGGGCGTCTTCCCCCGCCTGCGGGCGGCGGCGGGGCGCTTTGGCGTGCAGGTCGGCCTGGTGCTGGTCGTCGCGGGCCTGGCTCCACTGTTGGCCCTGGCCGGGGCGGGGCGCGCGGCGGCCTCGGCCCAGGCCCATCAGCGCCTGACCTCCGACGGTCGGCGCACGGCTCACTTCGCCCGTCGCCTGGTGGAGGACTACCTGGCCCTGGGGGAAGGCGAACCCCTGGCAGCCACCGACGCGGAACCCATTGCCGCCTGGCTGGCCCGCACCCTGGGCGAGAACCTCTTTCTTTGGCGTGACGGTGCCCTCGCCGCCGGTAGCCGCAGCGACCTGGTCAGAGCCGGCCTGTGGCCCGAACGACTGCCCGGGCGCACCTGGCGCGAGCTGACCCTCGGCCGCCGTCCCCTGCTGATCCGGCGGGAGGGCCTGCTCTCGGCGGCCGCCTCGGGCGCGGCGGTGGTCTACAGTCCCTACCGGGGGCCCGACGGCAACCCCGGTGTGCTGACCATTCCTCTCGCCCGCGCAGGCCGGCGCTATGCCGAGAGCCTGGCCGACATGGACCGGGCGCTGCTGGTCAGCACGGCCCTGCTGCTGGCCCTTTCCTTCGCCCTGCTGCGTCCGGCCACCCGTCGGCTGGTCCGCCCCCTCTCCCAGCTCGAGCAGGCCACCGGCCGCCTGGCGGCCGGCCACTTCGACTCGCCGATTCCCGTGGCGGGCTGCGAAGAGACCCGCTCGCTGGGTCGTGCTTTTCGCCTGATGGCCCGTTCCCTCGCCCGGCAGCAACGGGGACTCGAACGTCGGCGGGCGGCGATCGAGACCATCATCGCCAGCATCCCCCTGGCCGTGATGGCCGTCACCCGGGACCGCAGGGTCTGGGCCGCCAACCCGCGGGCGGGACAGCTCCTGGGAGTCACCCCCGCCGAAGCGCTGCGGCTCGGGAACGATCCCCTGGCCCGCACGGTGGAGCGCCTGGTCGGCCAGGGCGGCGAGCGCCGGGAGAGCCTCGAGATCGACGAGGGGGACCGGCATCGCCACCTGCGGGTCTCCGCCCTCGACCTGCCCGGACTGGAAGAGGGACGCGGCCTGCGGCTGATCGTCATCGAGGACCTGACCGACGCGGTGCAGTCCGAGCGGCTGGCGGCCTGGGCCGAAATGGCCCGGCGCATCGCCCACGAGATCAAGAATCCCCTGACGCCGATCAGCCTGATGGTCTCCCACGTCCAGCGCCTGCTCGAGCGCCGGGACCCCGGGCTCGAGCAGAGCCTGACCCGCGCCCTGGCCACCATCGACGAACAGGTGCAGGTGCTGCGGGAGACCGCCCGGGAGTTCGCCGACTACTCCCACCTGCTCCACGCCAGCCTGGAACCGGTGGACCTGGCCCCCGAGGTGCGTACGTGGCTGGCGGCCTACGCCATGGCGGAAGATGACGCCACGCCGCTGGAGATGGACGGACCCGCGAACCTGCCGCCCCTGCCCGCCGACACCCGGTTGCTGCGCCGGGCGGTGGTCAACCTGGTGGACAACGCCCGGGCGGCGGCCGCGGAGACCGGGGGCCGCGTGCGGGTCCGTTGGGGGGTACGGGATCAACCGGCGCCGGCGATCTGGATCCGCGTGGAGGACGACGGCCCGGGCATCGAACCCGGCACCCTGGGGCGTCTTTTCGAACCCGACGTCACCACCCGGGAGACGGGCAGCGGGCTGGGTCTGCCCATCGCCCGCCAGGCGGTGGAAGCCCACGGCGGCACCATCGAGGTGGACTCGAGCCCGGGCCGGGGCTCACGTTTCACGGTGGTGCTGCCCCGCCCCGCCGGGTGCGAGGAGGAGAGTTGA